DNA from Methanomassiliicoccus luminyensis B10:
GGCTCGGCGACGCTGCTGACAGCACGTCGATGCCCAGGATCTCCAAGTGAGGAAGGTGCTCCATAAGCGCGTCCGCGAGCGATGGGTCCAGCCAGGGGTGGGCGCTGATGTACCGTTCCTCATCATCCCGGTGGCGGTGCCACCCCGTTCTCAGCAGCAGGGCCCTGGCGTCGGCCATGGTCCCGGCCTGCGGGGCGAGATGCTCCCAGGTGATGCCCTCGTCATCGTCAACGCGTATATCGATGCAGTAGGCGGGCTCGAAGGTTCTCAGCGGGGGGATCAGGTCGCTCACCGTCGCCCCTTGCTCCGAGAAATGCTTCGGCAGGTCGATATGGGTCCCGTGGTGAGTGTTCAGCACGACGGTCGTGGATGCCGAGCCGTCCCTCTGCGTGGTCTGGAACGCTTCCAGCTTCACCGGCGGGGTGCCCGGGAACAGCGGGATGTCGGCCGACAGCGGGCGCGATATCAGCAGGCTCATGGGCTTGCAGTTGGGAGCTGGTAGTTCAAGACCTTGACGCCCGGCGATCCCGCTGCAACAAGGCCAGCATAGCTTGATTACTGCCCACGCCATCGGATGGCCCGCGTATGCCTTTTTCAGGAGGCACCGCCCATGACCGACGAGACAGGAACCAATCCGGCGCTGGAAAGCGCCATCGAGCTGCTCCGCGACGAGCGGGCCACCACCAGGAGGAAGGCCGCCCACGCCATCGGCCAGATGGCACTGGTCGATGCGTTCGACAGTAAGAGCGTACCCCGCCTCCTGGAGCTTCTGGACGACGATCTGGCCAGGCGGAACGCCGCCTTTGCCCTCAGGGTCCTGGCCGACAAAGGGGCGTTCAAGCCATCGCCCCAGGAGCGCGAGGCCATCGGCGACTGGAACGCGCCTGGTACGTGCCCGTACTGCGGCAGCGAGGACGTAATGGAGGTTCTCAGCTTCATCAAGCGGCCCGGCCGGGACATCGCCCTCCCGGAGCCGGCGGAGGTCCGCCCGTGGACCTATACCACCGCCCACTGCGTCAAATGTCGCCACGACTTCCCCGCGGACCCTTGGGAAAAGGAGCCCCGGTGCGGCCGGTGCGCCGACGCCGCCGGCCAGCTGGAGCTGCGGTTCCACTGTCCCGGCCTGAAGTACCTGGACTTCAACTCTCCGGCCTTCGACAAGAGCATCTTCGGCCGGGATTTCCGCTCTCTTTACTGGCAGTGCAAGAGCTGCCTGCGGACCTGGAGCCCGGTGAACGATCACGATCTGGCCAAAAAATGTCCCCGGTGCGGAATGAGGGCGCTGGTCCCCGTGGCGAGGGGCTTCCCCAGCGGGGTCCTGATGGCCGCGTCGGAGAGGAAAGAGGTCTTTATAGGGGCCAGCATCGCCATCGGTGATGAGCCGGAACGGGCCTGTACCGAATGCGGCTTCCGCTGCAATGAGTCCGACATGAATGACGGCCTCAGGGAATGAGGGCTCAGAGGTACGTCTTCTCGCCGACCAGGGTCGACTCGTCCACTATCTCCGGCCCAGCGGTCCTCCCCACCAGCCTGGCAGTGGAGGGCCTGCTGTCCTCGCAGTACGCGCGCATCCGCATCATGTACTCCTTGAACTTGGGATCGCCCCTAAGCCTTTGCACTCCCATCTCGGACTCGAACGGCCAGAACGCGAAGAACCTCCTCGGCTCCGCCATGTCCTGCACCAGGGTGCCTTCGTCCGCGCCAACGTTCATGTCCTCCGTCCAGAGAGCCAGGTCCTGCCAGGTCGCGATGAACTCCGCTTCGCGACCCGGCTTCACCAACCATGTCCCGATCGAGTATGTAATGCCGCTCATCGTTCCTGCCTCCATTAACAATAGATAATTGCTCTCCAAAGGTATAATCCTTCTTTTCGAACGTAACGTAGGGGAGCGAATTAACGGCCCCGAAGGGCGGGAAAAGCATTAAGTTGAGCAAGGCCGAAGTCATACCCCTATGCAGCAAGAGATCCACCCGCCCAGGGAATCCATCGTCGACCTGGCTCTGCTCCTGGAGGAGCACCTCCGGCGGGAGGGCGAGGACTGGTACACCGGCGACCAGGTGATGGACATCCACGCCCTGAAGAAACGGCTCAAGGAGGAGCACGGGGCGCTGGAGTCATCGCTGGACCGTGTCAGGCTCCAGGGCTGCAGGGCCGTTCTGACCAGGCCTCAGAAGGAGGCGGTGCGCCGCGACGCCGTGGCGCTGGCGGGGCTGTGCATGCATATCCTGCAGGCCACCAGGCTCCTCGACCCCCTGGAGGACATTGAGGCCCCTGGGCGATGAACCCGCCGCTGTTACGAAGATTCAAATAAATCCGGCTCCGAAGTGTGCCCCGGAGGACGACCGCATATGCTGGAGCAACATAGAGCCGTTGAACGGCCCGACCGCGACCTCGAGATCGAGGTGGAAGGCGGCACCATGCCGTCGGCGGAAACATGCGAAGGTCCGGATTATACTCCGGAAGTGAGGATCAATGGCCTGTGGGCGCCCTATTTCGCCCTTATAATGGACGACCCCTCGGCGTCGGAGGGCGGGTTCACCCAGTGGCTGATGTGGAACGTGCAGCGGACCGATCGGATCCCCCGCAACATCCCCAAGTCCACGGAGATCAATTTTCCGATAAGGGCGGTCCAGGGCCGCAACTCTCTCGGCGAGATCGGCTACAGCGGACCGTGCCCCCCTCCTGGGGAGGTGCACGAGTACAACGTCAGGGTGTACGGGCTCGATGAGCCGCTGGACCTCAATCCCGCTTCTGCCCGCGAGGCCCTGGAGAAGGCCATGTCTGGCCATATCATCCAATACGGTCAAACCCAGGTGGAGTACAGACTGAAGAGGGAGATGAAGATAGCCTCGGGGTCCCGGCTGTGATCTCCGCGGCCGGCGCGCAGGCCCAATGGTCAGATTAATGCCAGAGTACGCGTTCTCCCTCCCATCGAGGCGATGATATGAGCGATTCCATTCCCGCCGCGTTCGGCGGCGATGATATCGAGGAGCGGCTGAAGGCCATGGTGCAAGCGCCCTACGCGGCGCATCTGAACATCGAGACCGTGAGCATCGGCGATGGCAAGGCGGTGGTGCGCATGCCGGTGGACGGTTTGACCAACGCCCTGGGCGCGGTGCACGGCGGCGCGATCTTCTCAATAGCGGACCAAGCTTTCGCCCTGGCATGCAATTTTTCGGGGGACCCTCAGGTGGGGATCAGCGCCAGCATAACTTATCTCAAGCCGGCCAGGGGAGACCTGGAGGCGAGAGCGAGAAGGATCGGAGAGAACAAGAGCACCTCGGTGTACGAGGTGCTGGTGTATGACGGCGACGATCTCGTCGCGACTTTCCAGGGCATCGGGTATCGCCTGAGGAAGAGGTCCAAAAGTTAGAAGAGCTTGGCGCGTGAACGTCCTCCGCATGAAGCAGTGCATCAAGTGCTACGCAGAGAACGACGATCATGTCGCCATATGCAGGGCCTGCAACAGCACCAAGTTCATTATGGAAAAGG
Protein-coding regions in this window:
- a CDS encoding YbhB/YbcL family Raf kinase inhibitor-like protein, whose product is MLEQHRAVERPDRDLEIEVEGGTMPSAETCEGPDYTPEVRINGLWAPYFALIMDDPSASEGGFTQWLMWNVQRTDRIPRNIPKSTEINFPIRAVQGRNSLGEIGYSGPCPPPGEVHEYNVRVYGLDEPLDLNPASAREALEKAMSGHIIQYGQTQVEYRLKREMKIASGSRL
- a CDS encoding PaaI family thioesterase, whose protein sequence is MSDSIPAAFGGDDIEERLKAMVQAPYAAHLNIETVSIGDGKAVVRMPVDGLTNALGAVHGGAIFSIADQAFALACNFSGDPQVGISASITYLKPARGDLEARARRIGENKSTSVYEVLVYDGDDLVATFQGIGYRLRKRSKS
- a CDS encoding cyclase family protein; protein product: MSLLISRPLSADIPLFPGTPPVKLEAFQTTQRDGSASTTVVLNTHHGTHIDLPKHFSEQGATVSDLIPPLRTFEPAYCIDIRVDDDEGITWEHLAPQAGTMADARALLLRTGWHRHRDDEERYISAHPWLDPSLADALMEHLPHLEILGIDVLSAASPSRPEEGGEVHKKMLLGSRVVLLMEDCDLSAENLPDRVWQLSVAPMIRERLDATPVVAWVDPL
- a CDS encoding double zinc ribbon domain-containing protein; protein product: MNVLRMKQCIKCYAENDDHVAICRACNSTKFIMEKESSMRCPACGAENEEGHDMCYSCGHRLDR